Proteins co-encoded in one Cytobacillus sp. NJ13 genomic window:
- a CDS encoding CBO0543 family protein, with protein sequence MSRIPTYKDEQSIREKLRDVSLEHWLKEDLFSFNWWLLLAACILPFFIWWRLVDKGRFFEILAFGLLCAIFACFLDVVGVNFLLWGYPDKLLHFIPPLLPADFVVIPISGMLIYQYFSTWKSYAFAAVGLGIMFAYIFEPLFSFLNMFVLINWTHTYSFIGFVLFFLGVRLLMLSLKRAADKLK encoded by the coding sequence ATGAGCCGCATTCCTACATATAAAGATGAGCAAAGCATTAGGGAAAAGCTTAGAGATGTTTCTCTTGAGCATTGGCTGAAGGAGGATTTGTTCAGCTTTAATTGGTGGCTGCTGCTGGCTGCGTGCATTTTGCCGTTTTTTATTTGGTGGAGGCTGGTGGATAAGGGGCGGTTCTTTGAAATACTTGCTTTCGGGCTGCTTTGTGCGATCTTCGCCTGTTTTCTTGATGTTGTGGGAGTGAACTTTCTTTTGTGGGGATATCCGGATAAGCTGTTACACTTTATTCCGCCATTATTGCCTGCAGATTTTGTGGTGATCCCCATTTCAGGCATGCTGATATATCAGTACTTCAGTACGTGGAAAAGCTATGCCTTTGCAGCCGTAGGCCTTGGAATCATGTTTGCTTATATCTTTGAACCGTTATTCAGCTTTTTGAATATGTTTGTCCTTATCAATTGGACTCACACCTATTCCTTCATCGGTTTTGTCCTCTTTTTTCTTGGCGTCCGCCTTTTAATGCTGTCCTTAAAGCGTGCGGCTGATAAATTAAAGTAA
- a CDS encoding MerR family transcriptional regulator → MEYTVQKLAQMAGVSSRTLRYYDEIGILKPARTNSSGYRIYGQQEVDRLQQILFYRELGISLDQIKEIITAPSFDTADALKEHREKLLEKRKQLDLLITNVEKTIASAEGRTTMSDKEKFEGFKKKMIEENEEQYGKEIREKYGDETVDKSNAKLMNMTQEEHEAVTKLAEEVNRTLAQAMETGDPAGELAQKAADLHKQWITFYWSEYSKEAHAGLGEMYVADERFKAYYDKIRPGAAEFLRDAINIYTGQR, encoded by the coding sequence ATGGAATACACAGTGCAGAAGCTTGCGCAGATGGCTGGGGTCAGCTCGAGGACCCTCAGGTATTATGATGAAATTGGCATTCTTAAGCCGGCAAGAACCAATTCGTCAGGATACCGGATTTATGGCCAGCAGGAAGTTGACAGACTGCAGCAGATTCTGTTTTACAGAGAACTTGGCATCAGCCTTGATCAAATTAAGGAAATTATCACAGCACCCTCTTTCGATACTGCGGATGCACTGAAGGAGCACCGCGAGAAACTCCTTGAGAAAAGAAAGCAGCTCGATCTGCTTATTACGAATGTAGAAAAAACGATAGCATCAGCTGAAGGGAGAACGACCATGTCAGACAAAGAGAAGTTTGAAGGATTCAAAAAGAAAATGATTGAAGAAAATGAGGAACAATACGGAAAAGAAATCCGTGAGAAGTATGGCGATGAGACGGTTGATAAGTCCAATGCCAAACTCATGAACATGACCCAGGAGGAGCATGAGGCCGTAACCAAACTGGCCGAAGAGGTGAACAGAACCTTAGCCCAGGCCATGGAAACTGGCGATCCGGCAGGCGAGCTTGCACAAAAAGCTGCCGATCTGCACAAGCAGTGGATCACCTTCTACTGGAGTGAATACAGCAAAGAGGCCCACGCCGGCCTTGGTGAAATGTATGTGGCAGATGAAAGGTTTAAAGCCTATTATGATAAAATCCGCCCAGGTGCAGCCGAGTTTTTAAGAGATGCGATTAACATTTATACTGGACAGCGATAG
- a CDS encoding acyl-CoA dehydrogenase family protein, with protein MTITSQGQQIRGKNSYTFDEFLEKRSDLDWYKDDLFLQKALKKYAGSQYEQIHNELQHFSPAVSSKWNTLAEKAARPDVRPYMLHFDAFNHRIDRVVRPMETHQLEKEVFGTGLFSSKMPAWESFAKRMLIHQLGEAGVACPLTCTIGLIALLEQYPNENIPELEEILQHTKEGLNGDFAIGAQFMTEIQGGSDLPANVLEAVPDGKNYRLYGNKFFCSVAHADYSVVTAKISGTDKVSTFIVPSWLPGDKEKEKRNGYEINRIKWKMGTAELPTGEFQYNGALAYPVGPGGKGVAVAVGIVLTLSRLEIGIACAGFMLRAAREASLYGDFRTVFGKKVKDYPLSARTLKKIENAAHRTAAGAFKIYHQFLLLDQPLNAGIPVDQPIELRKQLFNLRELVLLQKICATKEGAEVLHDAISVFAGHGVMEEFSSLPRIFRDIVVNEQWEGPRNLLLTQIYRDIQRVTDWYPPADFVANVLEGASQETIDRFAGQLTDLLQRPVCGEVSEASMEAAEEWDMYCDSFFKAYQKIALEELL; from the coding sequence ATGACAATAACTTCCCAGGGCCAGCAGATTAGAGGAAAGAATTCATACACATTTGATGAATTTTTAGAGAAGCGCAGCGATCTGGATTGGTATAAGGATGATCTATTTCTGCAAAAGGCCTTAAAGAAATATGCAGGCTCACAATATGAACAGATACATAATGAGCTGCAGCATTTTTCTCCTGCTGTTTCTTCCAAATGGAACACCCTTGCTGAGAAAGCAGCAAGGCCGGATGTCCGTCCGTATATGCTTCATTTTGATGCCTTCAATCACCGCATTGACCGTGTCGTCCGTCCAATGGAAACGCATCAGCTGGAAAAAGAAGTGTTCGGTACGGGTCTCTTTTCAAGCAAAATGCCAGCCTGGGAAAGTTTTGCAAAGCGGATGCTGATTCATCAGCTGGGGGAAGCTGGTGTCGCCTGTCCGCTGACATGCACGATTGGATTAATTGCACTCCTTGAACAATATCCGAATGAAAATATTCCGGAGCTGGAAGAAATTTTACAGCATACGAAAGAGGGGCTAAATGGAGACTTTGCGATCGGTGCCCAATTCATGACAGAAATCCAGGGAGGATCGGATTTGCCTGCCAATGTGCTTGAGGCCGTTCCCGATGGAAAAAACTATCGCCTCTACGGGAATAAATTTTTCTGTTCGGTTGCCCATGCCGACTATTCGGTAGTCACCGCGAAAATTTCCGGCACTGATAAAGTATCGACATTCATCGTTCCGTCATGGCTGCCGGGGGATAAGGAAAAAGAAAAACGCAATGGGTATGAAATCAACCGGATCAAGTGGAAAATGGGCACGGCCGAGCTGCCGACAGGGGAATTCCAGTATAATGGGGCTCTTGCTTACCCGGTTGGCCCGGGAGGAAAAGGGGTGGCCGTTGCAGTCGGCATCGTCCTGACACTATCCCGCCTTGAAATCGGCATTGCCTGCGCAGGATTCATGCTCCGGGCAGCACGTGAAGCCAGTCTCTATGGCGATTTCCGGACTGTTTTTGGCAAAAAGGTAAAAGATTACCCGCTATCAGCGAGAACACTGAAGAAAATTGAAAATGCTGCACACCGCACAGCGGCAGGCGCTTTTAAAATCTATCATCAATTCCTGCTTCTTGATCAGCCGCTGAATGCCGGTATTCCTGTTGATCAGCCAATTGAACTGAGAAAACAGCTGTTTAACCTGAGGGAGCTTGTGCTTCTGCAGAAAATCTGTGCAACGAAAGAAGGAGCAGAGGTGCTGCACGATGCCATCTCCGTCTTTGCCGGCCATGGTGTCATGGAGGAATTCTCCTCACTGCCGCGCATTTTCCGTGATATTGTCGTCAATGAACAGTGGGAAGGTCCGCGCAATCTGCTGCTGACGCAAATTTACCGTGATATTCAGAGAGTGACAGACTGGTATCCACCAGCTGATTTTGTGGCAAACGTGCTGGAGGGTGCTTCTCAGGAAACGATTGATCGATTTGCCGGGCAGCTGACTGACCTTCTGCAGCGCCCGGTGTGCGGGGAAGTCAGCGAAGCTTCCATGGAAGCGGCTGAAGAGTGGGATATGTACTGTGATTCCTTTTTTAAAGCGTATCAGAAAATTGCGCTGGAGGAATTGCTGTAA
- a CDS encoding MerR family DNA-binding protein: MTEEKVFTISELATMFDISSRTIRYYEEIGMLISENRDSLTKQRTYTNRERRRLKMILRGKKLGFSLQEIKEMIDLYELNPEGEAEKSRIIAFADSKLKEIEEQIMQLQMLREDILTYKEKYENSRVKT, translated from the coding sequence ATGACAGAAGAAAAGGTTTTTACCATCAGCGAGCTTGCGACGATGTTTGACATCAGCTCAAGGACGATCCGCTATTACGAGGAAATTGGCATGCTGATTTCGGAAAACCGGGACAGCCTGACCAAGCAGCGCACCTATACGAATCGTGAGCGCCGGCGCCTGAAGATGATTCTGCGCGGAAAAAAGCTCGGCTTCAGCCTTCAGGAAATCAAGGAGATGATTGATCTTTATGAATTAAATCCGGAAGGTGAAGCGGAAAAAAGCAGGATTATTGCATTCGCTGACAGCAAGCTAAAGGAAATTGAAGAGCAGATCATGCAGCTGCAAATGCTGCGGGAAGACATTCTGACTTACAAAGAAAAGTATGAAAACAGCCGGGTGAAAACATAA
- a CDS encoding AMP-binding protein, whose product MGATIHGVLERNARKFPEKDAFITASNRLTYGDMNLTCNRLARYLQDEGIRRGDRIAVMSRNNEHFFFAFFACMKIGAIPMPINIRLTPKELGAIFQNAHAVGVLYEDELAEPVTALKENLNFYFSIQDAVEASAHFSDGNLDVPIDSRDVCEILFTSGTTGVPKGVVFSHERILAIAAAVSVNFSLSHSDSMLTLMPLSHSAPLNTFFMSGFYCGASHVIGDFTPKGFLNWIQQEKTTFSFAAPVAYLLAAKDPDLASYDLSSMRVFSYGGGPLALASYHHVKKAFQNENFYQVYGLTEAGPNGILLYPEEHLEKAGSIGKNPTVNMEIRVVRPDGTDTTPNEYGEILLTGDSLMLGYDNNADETNAVLKDGWLHTGDIAYRDEDGYFYIVDRKKDVIISGGVNIYPREVEEVLAKHDAVLESCVVGVPHEEWGETVKAVVVLKGDASEEELRAFAAEHLAEFKCPRIYSFVDELPRNASGKILKQQVKLVHA is encoded by the coding sequence GTGGGAGCAACGATTCATGGAGTATTGGAGAGAAACGCAAGGAAGTTTCCGGAAAAAGACGCCTTTATTACGGCGTCGAATCGCCTTACATACGGAGACATGAACCTTACATGCAACAGACTGGCACGATATCTTCAGGATGAAGGTATCCGGCGGGGCGACCGGATTGCAGTGATGTCGCGGAATAATGAGCACTTCTTTTTTGCTTTTTTTGCCTGCATGAAGATCGGCGCCATTCCGATGCCGATAAATATCCGTCTGACACCGAAGGAATTGGGGGCTATTTTTCAAAATGCCCATGCCGTTGGGGTTCTGTATGAGGATGAGCTTGCTGAACCGGTGACGGCGTTAAAAGAGAATTTGAATTTCTATTTTTCGATTCAGGATGCGGTTGAGGCTTCTGCTCATTTTTCTGACGGCAATCTCGATGTGCCCATTGATTCGCGGGATGTCTGCGAGATTCTTTTTACATCCGGAACAACCGGAGTCCCAAAAGGAGTTGTGTTTAGCCATGAACGCATTCTTGCTATTGCCGCCGCGGTTTCGGTTAATTTCAGCTTGTCGCATAGTGATTCCATGCTTACCCTGATGCCTCTCTCCCACTCTGCTCCATTAAATACTTTCTTCATGAGCGGGTTTTACTGCGGCGCATCTCATGTGATCGGCGACTTTACGCCAAAAGGGTTCCTGAATTGGATTCAACAGGAAAAAACGACCTTCTCTTTTGCGGCACCGGTCGCCTATTTGCTTGCGGCCAAGGATCCGGATTTAGCTTCTTATGATTTATCCAGCATGCGTGTTTTTTCATATGGCGGCGGCCCGCTGGCACTGGCCTCCTATCATCATGTAAAAAAAGCATTTCAGAACGAAAACTTCTATCAGGTTTACGGGCTGACGGAAGCGGGACCGAATGGAATTTTATTATATCCGGAAGAGCATCTGGAAAAGGCCGGAAGCATCGGCAAAAATCCGACGGTTAATATGGAAATCCGGGTCGTCCGTCCGGATGGCACCGATACCACTCCGAATGAATACGGCGAGATTCTTCTCACAGGAGACAGCCTCATGCTGGGATATGATAATAATGCGGATGAAACGAATGCCGTATTGAAAGATGGCTGGCTCCATACCGGGGACATTGCCTATCGGGATGAGGATGGCTACTTTTACATTGTGGACCGAAAAAAGGATGTCATCATTTCTGGCGGCGTCAACATTTATCCGCGTGAAGTCGAAGAAGTACTCGCGAAGCATGACGCGGTTTTGGAATCTTGTGTGGTCGGTGTGCCGCATGAAGAATGGGGTGAAACCGTTAAAGCTGTCGTCGTGCTGAAGGGAGATGCTTCAGAGGAGGAATTGCGCGCATTTGCTGCTGAACATCTGGCTGAGTTTAAGTGTCCTCGGATTTATTCCTTTGTGGATGAACTGCCGCGGAATGCGAGCGGGAAGATTTTGAAGCAGCAAGTGAAATTGGTGCATGCATAA
- a CDS encoding aminoglycoside 6-adenylyltransferase, whose amino-acid sequence MKSRTETELMSLILSTARGDERVRAVILNGSRANPNVRKDMFQDYDIVYIVREMESFTCDHSWVDVFGERVMMQMPEEKVLPPADGHGRFPYLMQFMDGNRIDLTLIPAEMMDELLEPDSLSVLLLDKDGLIGSIPPASDRDYLIKKPDAQEFADLCNEFWWITMNISKGLWRRELTYAMFMYEQINRNVLITILEWKVGIAADFTKSAGKAGKYLPDFLPAEDWEQFEATYSDSEFEHIWEALFTMCSLFRKTAVEVAEKLGFEYPFEDDKRVTAFLKHVRILPPDASSIY is encoded by the coding sequence ATGAAGTCAAGAACCGAGACCGAGTTGATGAGTCTGATTTTATCAACAGCACGTGGAGATGAGCGGGTGCGCGCGGTTATTCTGAATGGCTCGCGCGCGAATCCGAATGTGCGGAAGGATATGTTTCAGGATTACGATATTGTGTACATAGTTAGGGAAATGGAGTCCTTTACCTGTGATCATAGCTGGGTGGATGTGTTTGGCGAGCGGGTTATGATGCAGATGCCGGAGGAGAAGGTGCTGCCGCCTGCCGATGGGCACGGCCGCTTCCCCTATCTGATGCAGTTTATGGACGGGAATCGGATTGATCTGACTTTGATTCCTGCTGAAATGATGGATGAGCTGCTGGAGCCCGACAGCCTGAGTGTGCTGCTTCTGGATAAGGATGGATTGATTGGGTCCATTCCGCCAGCCAGTGATCGGGATTATCTCATCAAGAAGCCGGATGCTCAGGAGTTTGCGGATCTCTGCAATGAGTTTTGGTGGATTACAATGAATATCAGCAAGGGGCTTTGGCGCCGGGAGCTGACTTACGCAATGTTTATGTATGAGCAGATCAACCGCAATGTGCTGATAACAATACTGGAATGGAAGGTCGGCATCGCAGCCGATTTTACAAAGAGCGCAGGCAAAGCCGGCAAATATCTGCCCGATTTTCTTCCTGCCGAGGACTGGGAGCAGTTCGAGGCCACCTACTCGGACTCCGAATTTGAACATATTTGGGAAGCCCTTTTTACGATGTGCTCCCTTTTCAGAAAAACGGCCGTCGAGGTCGCGGAGAAACTGGGCTTCGAGTACCCATTTGAAGATGATAAGCGTGTAACAGCTTTTTTAAAGCATGTCCGCATCCTGCCTCCCGATGCATCATCCATCTATTAA
- a CDS encoding uracil/xanthine transporter, which translates to MDKRFGTVTIFSSVQWLFFIFANTVMVPISVGTVFGLPGETIAMMLRASLIFTGLATIFQGWKGHRYPLMEGHSGLLWGVILNLGLSASSLGMSYTEIGGGIATGVLLASAVTLILAAFNGISLLKSIFSPMVMSVYLFLLTFQLIFIFFKGMMKVSEQGTIDVPITLYSFALVIFVSLLKLKGNAIISNFSILIGLLAGWIGYDLLFAGEAVQGTASGDVSFTLFPLGQPNLEIGIVAVAFFASLMNLSNTVASISSSDRLFKKESGKREYRGSIFITAVFTVIGSGFGLVPYTPFTSSIGFLQSTRILMRTPFFIGGALLTVIGLIPHLGSWLAGMPVTVGNAVLFVAYLQLFGTAFNSLSGKVFNSDTIFRLAAPVLIGISLMNTPATVFAELPVLIQPFLSNGLLMGVLISILLEKMVNWSAFEQLELKNN; encoded by the coding sequence TTGGATAAACGGTTTGGTACCGTAACGATATTTTCTTCTGTTCAATGGCTATTTTTTATTTTTGCCAATACAGTGATGGTCCCGATTTCGGTTGGAACAGTCTTCGGGCTTCCGGGAGAAACGATTGCGATGATGCTGAGAGCATCGCTAATATTTACGGGACTGGCGACCATTTTTCAAGGCTGGAAAGGGCATCGCTATCCGCTTATGGAAGGCCATTCCGGCTTGCTGTGGGGAGTCATCTTAAACCTTGGCCTGTCGGCGTCGTCCCTTGGCATGAGCTATACGGAAATCGGGGGCGGAATTGCGACAGGCGTGCTGCTCGCTTCAGCTGTCACACTGATTTTAGCAGCCTTCAACGGCATCTCTCTGCTAAAATCGATATTCAGCCCGATGGTGATGTCGGTTTATCTGTTCCTATTAACCTTCCAGCTGATTTTCATCTTTTTCAAAGGCATGATGAAGGTCAGTGAACAGGGCACCATTGATGTTCCCATCACCCTTTATTCCTTTGCACTCGTCATTTTTGTGAGTTTATTAAAATTAAAAGGGAACGCTATCATAAGCAATTTTTCTATTTTAATCGGGTTGCTGGCAGGATGGATCGGCTATGATCTTCTGTTTGCCGGTGAAGCGGTGCAGGGGACAGCGTCCGGAGATGTGAGCTTTACACTGTTTCCGCTGGGACAGCCTAACCTTGAAATAGGAATTGTGGCAGTCGCCTTTTTTGCCAGTCTAATGAACCTGAGTAATACAGTCGCTTCGATTAGTTCCAGTGACCGATTATTTAAAAAAGAATCCGGGAAGCGCGAGTACCGCGGCTCCATTTTTATCACCGCGGTATTCACGGTGATTGGAAGCGGGTTTGGCCTCGTGCCTTATACGCCGTTTACCTCATCGATTGGATTCCTGCAGAGTACGCGAATATTAATGAGGACCCCTTTCTTTATTGGGGGTGCGCTGTTGACGGTCATTGGACTGATCCCGCACCTGGGTTCATGGCTGGCCGGCATGCCGGTAACAGTCGGGAACGCCGTGCTGTTTGTCGCGTATCTTCAGCTGTTCGGGACTGCATTCAACAGCTTAAGCGGAAAAGTGTTCAACTCAGACACCATCTTTCGTTTAGCCGCACCCGTCCTGATCGGCATCAGCTTGATGAATACACCGGCTACGGTGTTCGCAGAATTGCCGGTTTTAATTCAGCCATTCTTATCCAACGGGCTTCTCATGGGCGTCCTGATCTCCATTCTTCTTGAAAAAATGGTGAACTGGTCTGCGTTCGAACAGCTCGAATTGAAGAATAACTAG